The nucleotide window ACCTCTACGGTCGCCTGTTCGGCAGCACCATCGGCATGGTCGGGCTTGTGATCGTACTGTTCTGGGTCATGACGGCTATTTTCGCCAACTGGGTCGCGGTCTTCGATCCGTTGCAGCAGTTCGCCATGCTGAAACGCAAGGCGCCCGGGGTGATCGACGCTGAAACGGGCAAGGCCCTGCTCTTCGGGGCAGACAATCTCGGGCGGGACCTGTTCAGCCGGATGGTGCATGGCTCCCGTTTTGTGCTCATCATCGCGCCGGCGGCAACGTTGTTCGCCTTCATCGTCGGTATTACCATCGGCCTCCCGGCTGGCTATTACGGCGGCAAGATCGATGCGATCATGTCGTTCCTCGCCAATCTGGTGCTGGCTTTCCCGGTGATTCTGCTGTTCTACCTGCTTGTCACACCGGGCATCCGGGAAACCCCCATTCCTGTGGCCATGGCCGGGTTCTTCTTCATCTTCCCGATCATATTCTTCAGTGTGCTGTTCTACAGCCGATACGCTACCCGCCCCGGATTGCTGACGGTCCAGCTCATCTGCGTGCTTCTGATCGGCGGCTGGCTCTATTCCGGACTGGTCTTCAATGCCGACCCTCTGAGCATCATCACTCTTGAGCCGAACGAGCTGAACATCTTCGCCTCGGT belongs to Nisaea sp. and includes:
- a CDS encoding ABC transporter permease gives rise to the protein MLEYIGFFEIWGTVISQFWPVWLSLAVILSVSYYFRHSLNLYGRLFGSTIGMVGLVIVLFWVMTAIFANWVAVFDPLQQFAMLKRKAPGVIDAETGKALLFGADNLGRDLFSRMVHGSRFVLIIAPAATLFAFIVGITIGLPAGYYGGKIDAIMSFLANLVLAFPVILLFYLLVTPGIRETPIPVAMAGFFFIFPIIFFSVLFYSRYATRPGLLTVQLICVLLIGGWLYSGLVFNADPLSIITLEPNELNIFASVVFVNAPTVFRIVRGITMDIKTRDYVAAAQTRGENAWYIMLWEILPNARGPLIVDACLRIGYTTILLGTLGFFGLGLAPESPDWGSMINQTRAFIRIVPTIALPPTLALAIFVLGLNLLADGLREQSLKD